One window of the Methanomassiliicoccaceae archaeon DOK genome contains the following:
- a CDS encoding DUF2240 family protein, with translation MADELTVCAAAYFRSIGKDVTTPEEFVMGTSLELKWMSPSDSKLLLSAMVRAGVVTQKDGYIRPASDLGAIDLPLAYRPPKELVESLHGSKSQTSENKASSKAQADATDVFPMLMERAVEAGMQRRDFIQSCNRIQKRLDIEIGVAALIVLRDAGADVSPYLDAVYDSVKGS, from the coding sequence ATGGCAGACGAGCTGACAGTCTGTGCCGCGGCGTACTTCCGCAGCATCGGAAAGGATGTGACAACACCGGAGGAGTTCGTCATGGGCACCTCCCTCGAACTCAAATGGATGTCCCCCTCGGACTCGAAGCTCCTGCTGTCGGCGATGGTCAGGGCCGGCGTCGTGACCCAGAAGGACGGGTACATCCGCCCCGCATCGGATCTCGGGGCCATCGACCTGCCCCTTGCGTACAGACCGCCGAAGGAACTTGTGGAATCCCTTCACGGATCAAAGAGCCAGACGTCCGAGAACAAGGCCTCCTCCAAAGCCCAGGCGGACGCGACGGACGTGTTCCCGATGCTCATGGAGAGGGCCGTGGAAGCGGGGATGCAGCGCAGGGACTTCATCCAGAGCTGCAACAGGATACAGAAGAGGTTGGACATCGAGATAGGGGTCGCCGCCCTCATCGTCCTCAGGGACGCGGGTGCTGACGTCTCCCCCTACCTCGACGCCGTTTATGATTCGGTCAAAGGTAGCTGA
- a CDS encoding DNA-directed RNA polymerase subunit K → MKYTRFEKARIIGARALQISYGAPVLVDYPEDMLDPIDIAMLEFDKDLIPITVVRN, encoded by the coding sequence ATGAAGTACACAAGATTCGAGAAGGCAAGGATCATCGGCGCCAGGGCGCTGCAGATCTCTTATGGAGCCCCCGTGCTCGTGGACTATCCCGAGGACATGCTGGACCCCATCGACATCGCCATGCTGGAGTTTGACAAGGATCTCATTCCTATCACTGTCGTAAGAAACTAA
- a CDS encoding TIGR00270 family protein translates to MCGKDVPQTRAVIVEGTKLNVCPGCAKFGEDYRSPSAGGAPVSQTVIDQRLERRERRMKSKDIYAGTTSVELIEDYGGAIREAREAKGMDLEQFAASIQEKKGLLAKVEANNLVPDDKLIKKIEKALDIKLMETVQSGTTVGGSRSDKMTLANFIKKE, encoded by the coding sequence ATGTGCGGCAAGGACGTTCCGCAGACACGTGCGGTCATCGTCGAGGGTACGAAGCTCAACGTCTGCCCCGGATGCGCCAAGTTCGGAGAGGACTACAGGTCCCCGTCAGCCGGAGGCGCTCCTGTCAGCCAGACCGTGATCGACCAGAGGCTCGAGAGGCGCGAGAGGAGGATGAAGTCCAAGGACATCTACGCCGGGACCACCTCCGTCGAGCTCATCGAGGACTACGGCGGAGCCATCAGGGAGGCCCGCGAGGCGAAGGGGATGGACCTCGAGCAGTTCGCGGCATCGATCCAGGAGAAGAAGGGTCTGCTCGCCAAGGTGGAGGCCAACAACCTCGTCCCCGACGACAAGCTCATCAAGAAGATCGAGAAGGCCCTGGACATCAAGCTGATGGAGACCGTGCAGTCCGGCACAACCGTCGGCGGGTCCAGGTCCGACAAGATGACGCTGGCCAACTTCATCAAGAAGGAGTGA